In Bubalus bubalis isolate 160015118507 breed Murrah chromosome 3, NDDB_SH_1, whole genome shotgun sequence, a genomic segment contains:
- the ZNHIT3 gene encoding zinc finger HIT domain-containing protein 3 isoform X2, translating to MSSLSCGTAVCVVCLEKPKYRCPACRVPYCSLPCFRKHKEQCKPATGPVEKKIRSALTAKTKKPVENEDDDDVSVADFLNSDEEEDRVSLQNLKNLGESAALRSLLLNPHLRQLMVDLDQADDKAKLMRACMQEPLFVEFADCCLSIVEPSQNEDP from the exons ATGTCGTCGCTCAGCTGCGGTACCGCTGTCTGCGTTGTCTGTTTGGAGAAACCCAAATACCGCTGCCCCGCCTGCCGCGTGCCCTA CTGCTCCTTGCCCTGCTTCCGGAAGCACAAAG AGCAGTGCAAGCCTGCAACTGGTCCTGTcgagaaaaaaataagatcagcTCTGACTGCAAAAACTAAAAAGCCAGTGGAAAACGAAG ATGATGATGACGTCTCTGTGGCTGATTTTCTCAATAGTGATGAGGAAGAGGACAGAGTGTCTTTgcagaatttaaagaatttaG GGGAGTCTGCAGCACTGAGGAGCTTACTGCTCAACCCACACCTCAGACAGCTGATGGTCGACCTCGATCAGGCAGACGACAAGGCCAAGCTTATGCGAGCCTGCATGCAGGAGCCCTTGTTTGTGGAGTTTGCTGACTGCTGCTTGAGTATCGTGGAGCCGTCTCAGAACGAGGATCCTTAA
- the ZNHIT3 gene encoding zinc finger HIT domain-containing protein 3 isoform X3, whose protein sequence is MSSLSCGTAVCVVCLEKPKYRCPACRVPYCSLPCFRKHKEQCKPATGPVEKKIRSALTAKTKKPVENEVMRKRTECLCRI, encoded by the exons ATGTCGTCGCTCAGCTGCGGTACCGCTGTCTGCGTTGTCTGTTTGGAGAAACCCAAATACCGCTGCCCCGCCTGCCGCGTGCCCTA CTGCTCCTTGCCCTGCTTCCGGAAGCACAAAG AGCAGTGCAAGCCTGCAACTGGTCCTGTcgagaaaaaaataagatcagcTCTGACTGCAAAAACTAAAAAGCCAGTGGAAAACGAAG TGATGAGGAAGAGGACAGAGTGTCTTTgcagaatttaa
- the ZNHIT3 gene encoding zinc finger HIT domain-containing protein 3 isoform X1, translating into MSSLSCGTAVCVVCLEKPKYRCPACRVPYCSLPCFRKHKEQCKPATGPVEKKIRSALTAKTKKPVENEDDDDVSVADFLNSDEEEDRVSLQNLKNLGKSAGESAALRSLLLNPHLRQLMVDLDQADDKAKLMRACMQEPLFVEFADCCLSIVEPSQNEDP; encoded by the exons ATGTCGTCGCTCAGCTGCGGTACCGCTGTCTGCGTTGTCTGTTTGGAGAAACCCAAATACCGCTGCCCCGCCTGCCGCGTGCCCTA CTGCTCCTTGCCCTGCTTCCGGAAGCACAAAG AGCAGTGCAAGCCTGCAACTGGTCCTGTcgagaaaaaaataagatcagcTCTGACTGCAAAAACTAAAAAGCCAGTGGAAAACGAAG ATGATGATGACGTCTCTGTGGCTGATTTTCTCAATAGTGATGAGGAAGAGGACAGAGTGTCTTTgcagaatttaaagaatttaGGTAAGTCTGCAG GGGAGTCTGCAGCACTGAGGAGCTTACTGCTCAACCCACACCTCAGACAGCTGATGGTCGACCTCGATCAGGCAGACGACAAGGCCAAGCTTATGCGAGCCTGCATGCAGGAGCCCTTGTTTGTGGAGTTTGCTGACTGCTGCTTGAGTATCGTGGAGCCGTCTCAGAACGAGGATCCTTAA